One region of Brachyspira hampsonii genomic DNA includes:
- a CDS encoding ankyrin repeat domain-containing protein has product MKFAVIVISLIVLISCSNNKEKNNINANLNTNSNSLTQNTNTIITNQNNIVTNNVNNKSDVIVRKNIYPIKSYTEEELDEILLVRINKSLGEYVNDKQNRELIKKEKEKLKPIRDLLIKTINAEDEDGNNALMLAIKYSTDSIVYYDLIKWIVEHGIDLSSKKIFKTLSYYYYLKKTYYDHIGSKEYSDIVYYLIDSGIYFDYKDVYDLMVNNGDSDIIKKMLDILYDYNFEKVDYNLQSDLLFTSIYNQDIDLVKYFLDLGADINSLNRMRDGSIGTPLMYSAFLENYDIADYLLEKNADVNINCFQDNQELENIWNYYSYYSDERDEIINNFPVLSPTNLNGTVITGNDYNDLVIKILNKTAQNFKLANTYFYYEPTSESIVKSDTNNKYIFISSPILNQEYINYPDDFTSEEDKYFHYITIWKKEDNKASFVSGFYPLQDAFYQYTYLSDFNIAVSGNYITAEQYDGGKTYYYTFIIENNELYLDKFSTGKSNLISASATNFSEVYNEEYYYNYKSDAQKFNQTSRVKLIDIEKGFFEQLIEDYNK; this is encoded by the coding sequence ATGAAATTTGCAGTAATTGTAATAAGTTTAATTGTTTTAATAAGCTGTTCTAACAATAAAGAAAAAAATAATATAAATGCTAATTTAAATACCAATTCAAATTCATTAACCCAAAATACGAATACAATTATTACAAATCAAAATAATATAGTTACTAATAATGTTAATAATAAAAGTGACGTTATAGTAAGAAAAAATATATACCCTATAAAATCATATACAGAAGAAGAACTTGATGAAATACTTCTAGTTAGAATTAATAAATCATTAGGGGAGTATGTAAATGATAAACAAAATAGAGAGTTAATAAAAAAAGAAAAAGAAAAATTAAAGCCTATAAGAGATTTACTTATAAAGACTATAAATGCTGAAGATGAAGATGGTAATAATGCATTAATGCTTGCTATAAAATACAGTACAGACTCTATTGTTTATTATGATTTAATAAAATGGATTGTAGAGCATGGCATTGATTTATCAAGTAAAAAAATATTTAAAACATTATCTTATTATTATTATCTTAAAAAAACATATTATGATCATATTGGCAGTAAAGAATATTCAGATATTGTTTATTATTTGATAGACTCTGGAATATATTTTGACTATAAAGATGTATATGACTTAATGGTTAATAATGGTGATTCGGATATTATTAAAAAAATGCTTGATATATTATATGATTATAATTTTGAAAAAGTTGATTATAACTTACAAAGTGATTTATTATTTACTTCCATATATAATCAGGATATTGATTTAGTAAAATATTTTCTGGATCTTGGTGCAGATATTAATTCTCTAAATAGAATGAGGGATGGTTCTATAGGAACTCCTTTAATGTATAGTGCATTTTTAGAAAATTATGATATTGCTGATTATTTATTGGAAAAAAATGCTGATGTTAATATTAATTGTTTTCAAGACAATCAAGAATTAGAAAACATTTGGAATTATTATAGTTATTATAGCGATGAAAGAGATGAAATAATAAATAACTTTCCTGTTTTAAGTCCAACAAATTTGAATGGTACTGTTATTACAGGAAATGATTATAATGATTTGGTTATAAAAATATTAAATAAAACAGCTCAAAATTTTAAATTAGCTAATACTTATTTTTATTATGAACCAACTTCTGAGTCTATTGTTAAATCTGATACTAATAATAAATATATTTTTATATCATCTCCTATATTAAATCAGGAATATATCAATTATCCTGATGATTTTACAAGTGAGGAAGATAAATATTTTCATTATATAACTATATGGAAAAAAGAAGATAATAAAGCCTCATTTGTATCAGGTTTTTATCCTTTACAAGATGCATTTTATCAATATACATATTTAAGCGATTTTAATATTGCTGTATCAGGAAACTATATTACAGCAGAACAATATGATGGCGGTAAAACATATTATTACACATTTATTATAGAAAATAATGAATTATATTTAGATAAATTTTCTACGGGTAAATCTAATCTTATATCAGCATCAGCTACTAATTTTTCAGAAGTATACAATGAAGAGTATTATTATAATTATAAATCAGATGCACAAAAATTTAATCAAACAAGCAGAGTAAAACTTATTGATATTGAAAAAGGATTTTTTGAACAGCTTATAGAAGACTATAATAAATAA
- a CDS encoding sugar-binding protein has protein sequence MKITKIIIALQLILILSSANVFGVVTRTLSSTKRGFYDNGVYDGIMLTEQGSLTLAPIIEQNGVIAGKDIWKMYTANDGSMFAAISGSGAELYKRTANDTNFSLFASEKNENAFTAVITDNEGNVYAAAGPYAKIIKYDSQGNELWRKTLNDTYIWDMKFDDKGNLFAAAGGNNAKLLRITSDGNIKEILKTDEQHAMSLLYDDKNNKLYIGTAGRGLVLVVDLSTNLENPSYNVLYDTAENEVYAITMDNIGNLYFGTSTRQPAYLLLPSIIDGDKRPDESEKEFRNSLYKADTNGTVQRLFFLNQTLVLALSSDNNNNIYFVTGDTADIYKIGGNDGLLSYIGGLKNKILSTFAVSDDGLYFAISKTGEIYRVKHTYPNQGTFTSDSLDLKLLSKLGSLSDISTIPNGSSISIEVRTGNVARVDNTWSSFNAVGTDGKIDVPDGRFMQFKVTMTTSDTNTTPVLNSMDFSYVENNLPPEVINGGLTTRYLQQNDSSETAKSPQLEENEAMIYWKGTDPNGDKLTYNLEYRLKGEKNYRKLADNLSTSYFKFESYLLPSGIYDFRITASDSYDNPINVAKTKTLEVFNVKYDNDPPEVLDFNVETSGANRKITFRVEDKLSFIKTVRYSTITGEWKYIVPDDGMLDSMNEIFTINIEDANAGSVTIEVMDTDGNTKYYSFLI, from the coding sequence ATGAAAATCACTAAGATTATAATTGCTTTGCAGCTGATATTAATATTATCTTCTGCTAATGTTTTTGGGGTTGTTACCAGAACATTATCAAGCACTAAAAGAGGATTTTACGATAATGGTGTTTATGATGGAATAATGCTTACAGAACAGGGCAGTTTAACTTTAGCTCCTATAATAGAACAGAATGGAGTAATTGCAGGCAAAGATATATGGAAAATGTATACTGCTAATGACGGCAGTATGTTTGCGGCTATAAGCGGAAGCGGTGCTGAACTTTATAAAAGAACTGCTAATGATACTAACTTTTCCTTATTTGCTTCTGAAAAAAATGAAAATGCTTTTACTGCAGTTATTACTGATAATGAGGGAAATGTATATGCCGCTGCAGGTCCTTATGCAAAAATAATAAAATATGACAGTCAGGGAAATGAACTTTGGAGAAAAACTTTAAATGATACTTATATATGGGATATGAAATTTGATGATAAAGGAAATTTATTTGCTGCAGCCGGCGGAAATAATGCCAAGCTATTGAGAATAACTTCTGACGGTAATATTAAGGAAATATTAAAAACAGATGAGCAGCATGCTATGTCTTTATTATATGATGATAAAAATAACAAACTTTATATAGGAACTGCCGGAAGGGGGCTTGTATTAGTTGTTGATTTATCTACAAATTTGGAAAATCCTTCATACAATGTACTTTATGATACAGCGGAAAATGAAGTTTATGCTATAACTATGGATAATATAGGAAATTTATATTTTGGAACTTCTACAAGACAGCCTGCTTATTTACTGCTTCCTTCTATAATAGACGGCGATAAAAGACCTGATGAAAGCGAAAAGGAATTTAGAAACTCTTTATATAAGGCTGATACTAACGGCACAGTTCAAAGATTATTTTTCTTGAATCAGACATTGGTTTTGGCATTGAGCAGCGATAATAATAATAATATATATTTTGTTACAGGAGATACTGCTGATATATATAAAATAGGAGGAAATGACGGACTTTTATCATATATAGGCGGTTTAAAAAATAAAATACTTTCAACTTTTGCTGTTTCTGATGACGGACTTTATTTTGCAATATCAAAGACAGGTGAAATATACAGAGTAAAGCATACTTATCCTAATCAGGGTACTTTTACAAGCGATTCATTAGATTTAAAACTTTTGAGTAAATTAGGAAGTTTGAGTGATATATCAACTATTCCAAACGGTTCTTCCATATCTATTGAAGTTAGAACAGGAAATGTAGCAAGAGTTGATAATACTTGGAGCAGCTTTAATGCAGTAGGTACTGACGGAAAGATAGATGTTCCGGACGGAAGATTTATGCAGTTTAAAGTTACAATGACAACTTCTGATACAAATACTACTCCTGTACTTAATTCTATGGATTTTAGTTATGTTGAAAATAATCTTCCTCCTGAAGTAATAAACGGAGGGCTTACTACCCGTTATCTTCAGCAAAATGATTCTTCTGAAACAGCTAAAAGTCCTCAATTAGAAGAAAATGAGGCTATGATTTATTGGAAAGGAACTGATCCTAATGGTGATAAACTTACATATAATTTGGAATATAGATTAAAAGGTGAGAAAAATTATAGAAAATTAGCTGATAATTTATCAACATCATATTTTAAATTTGAATCTTATTTACTTCCTTCTGGTATTTACGATTTTAGAATAACAGCAAGCGACAGTTATGATAATCCTATAAATGTTGCTAAAACTAAAACTTTAGAAGTATTTAATGTGAAATATGATAATGATCCTCCGGAAGTTTTAGATTTTAATGTGGAAACAAGCGGGGCAAATAGAAAAATTACTTTCAGAGTGGAAGATAAATTATCTTTCATAAAAACAGTAAGATATTCTACTATAACAGGAGAATGGAAATATATTGTCCCTGATGATGGTATGTTAGATTCTATGAATGAAATATTTACTATAAATATAGAAGATGCCAATGCCGGATCTGTTACTATTGAGGTAATGGATACTGATGGAAATACTAAATATTATTCATTCTTGATATGA
- a CDS encoding SpoIVB peptidase S55 domain-containing protein — protein MGTMRKKLIFIFTLSVIFTFNLFSQTNEELPPYPPENPEVIPISEIYEGMEGVGYTVIHGTNVQPFKVKVLSILRKRWHNSDAILIRCEGLDLDHSGTVAGMSGSPIYFNGKIAGALAFGWNYAKDPIAGVTPIEEMYKLYEDTNAKAPLLGFADDNSLQTPLMFSGISSKAFNEYSSSFKKGGFYPMQAGGSVSDTNQASKFLFGDSVAIVLADGDISLAGIGTVSHTDDEKFLIFGHSMWSKGRLRAPVSRAYINHVVASVDSSFKLGYAYSNYLGYTVYDGAFGVSGVYGEVPENVMVPVKVEIEDQTFLTRDFNFRVLNDPTYFTEILSMALYSAVSSAAGGAEEGVFSISYEIETDYFEEPYKVTDKILDYSSTEAFKAAIKQLIAPIDFFIYNNFNRVGIKSVKLSIKRSNLEYVFLNDITLVEPRAVAGETIHLRLGYTPYGKEKQYVDIPVRLPVNLKTDVYTIYAANEYIYNYAEQLFMPSKYEIRSLDDVQRIYGKSYDDSALKVWLYSSSRGVQIGKDLYPTLPPSKYGTMAKNATSDKAAVITPINGNYQMDSSILGLMKLDIIIEGARKYENR, from the coding sequence ATGGGAACTATGAGAAAAAAATTAATCTTTATTTTTACATTATCAGTTATATTTACATTTAATTTATTTTCACAGACAAATGAAGAATTACCTCCTTATCCTCCGGAAAATCCTGAAGTTATACCTATAAGTGAAATTTATGAAGGAATGGAAGGAGTAGGCTACACTGTTATACATGGTACGAATGTGCAACCATTTAAAGTGAAAGTATTATCTATTTTAAGAAAGAGATGGCATAATAGTGATGCTATACTTATAAGATGCGAAGGTCTTGATTTAGATCATTCAGGAACTGTTGCTGGTATGAGCGGTTCTCCTATATATTTTAACGGTAAAATAGCTGGAGCATTGGCTTTTGGATGGAACTATGCTAAGGATCCAATAGCCGGAGTTACACCTATAGAAGAAATGTATAAGTTATATGAAGATACTAATGCTAAAGCACCGCTTTTAGGATTTGCAGATGATAATTCTCTTCAAACTCCTTTAATGTTTTCAGGTATAAGCAGCAAGGCTTTTAATGAATATTCTTCTTCTTTTAAAAAGGGCGGTTTTTATCCTATGCAGGCAGGCGGTTCTGTTTCTGATACAAATCAGGCAAGTAAATTTTTGTTTGGGGATTCAGTTGCTATAGTATTGGCTGACGGAGATATCTCTTTAGCCGGTATTGGTACTGTTTCTCATACAGATGATGAAAAATTCCTTATTTTCGGGCATTCTATGTGGTCTAAGGGAAGATTGAGAGCACCTGTGTCAAGAGCATATATTAATCATGTAGTGGCTTCTGTAGATTCTTCATTCAAACTCGGATATGCTTATTCTAACTATTTAGGATATACTGTTTATGACGGTGCTTTTGGAGTTTCCGGTGTTTACGGAGAAGTTCCTGAAAATGTAATGGTGCCTGTAAAAGTAGAAATAGAAGATCAGACTTTCCTTACTAGAGATTTTAATTTCAGAGTATTAAATGATCCTACCTATTTTACAGAGATACTTTCTATGGCTTTATACAGTGCTGTAAGTTCTGCTGCAGGCGGAGCTGAAGAGGGAGTATTCAGTATAAGTTATGAAATAGAAACAGATTATTTTGAAGAGCCTTATAAAGTAACTGATAAAATATTGGATTATTCTTCTACAGAGGCATTCAAAGCTGCTATAAAACAATTAATAGCTCCTATAGATTTCTTCATTTATAATAACTTTAATAGAGTAGGCATCAAATCTGTAAAACTATCTATAAAAAGAAGTAATCTTGAATATGTTTTTTTGAATGATATAACTTTGGTAGAACCTAGAGCAGTTGCCGGAGAAACTATACATTTAAGATTGGGGTATACTCCTTACGGCAAAGAAAAACAATATGTAGATATACCTGTAAGACTTCCTGTTAATTTGAAAACAGATGTTTATACTATATATGCTGCTAATGAATATATTTATAATTATGCTGAGCAGTTATTTATGCCTAGTAAATATGAGATAAGAAGTTTAGATGATGTTCAGCGTATATATGGAAAAAGTTATGATGACAGTGCCTTAAAAGTATGGCTTTATTCTTCATCAAGAGGAGTTCAAATAGGTAAGGATTTATATCCTACGCTTCCTCCTTCTAAATATGGTACAATGGCTAAGAATGCTACATCTGATAAAGCTGCAGTTATTACTCCTATTAATGGAAATTATCAAATGGATAGTTCTATACTAGGATTGATGAAATTGGATATAATAATAGAAGGTGCTAGAAAATATGAAAATCGTTAA
- a CDS encoding UDP-N-acetylmuramoyl-tripeptide--D-alanyl-D-alanine ligase has translation MGKTSLNDIVKVIKELNFKCSKNIESLYLNRELEISTDSRDNFDSPKLFLAINGEKFDGNKFALETYNKGCRYFILSDENIKFPDDAVVFYTDDTILFFIKLAREYRRRFNMPIISITGSCGKTTTKELTHLFLSAKYKALKTEGNFNNEIGVPKTIFNLDSSYEIAVIEAGMNHKNELLRISEAIEANTVIINNVEPVHIAYLGSIENIAYAKSELFNHTRENANAVINKNTNCFDILKKEAERNNIKNIIEADIKEITKKDDNTFEYKGITFKHNLIGDFNLYNVLSALKAAEIYNADLRKCADILPSYESQKNRMQIINIKGCNVINDCYNSNPSALKNMINYLSQRNESKKIAVIGDMLEAETENSSYHKDIGNIINELKNINAVIAVGEHSKDIYDTVNCEKYYFENAQSAVDKVKEFLKDDTAMLIKASLGMGFALIIDSIKNI, from the coding sequence ATGGGTAAAACTTCATTAAATGATATAGTAAAAGTAATCAAAGAATTAAACTTCAAATGCTCTAAAAATATAGAATCATTATATTTAAATAGAGAATTAGAAATATCAACTGACAGCAGAGATAATTTTGACAGCCCTAAATTATTTTTGGCAATAAATGGAGAGAAGTTTGACGGAAATAAATTTGCATTGGAAACTTATAATAAAGGATGCAGGTATTTTATTTTAAGCGATGAAAACATAAAATTTCCAGATGATGCAGTAGTTTTTTATACTGATGATACTATACTTTTTTTTATAAAATTGGCAAGAGAATACAGAAGAAGATTTAATATGCCTATAATATCAATAACAGGAAGCTGCGGAAAAACTACTACAAAAGAATTAACGCATCTATTTTTATCTGCTAAATATAAAGCATTAAAAACGGAAGGTAATTTTAATAATGAAATAGGAGTTCCAAAAACAATATTTAATTTAGACAGCAGTTATGAAATAGCTGTTATTGAAGCTGGTATGAATCATAAAAATGAATTATTAAGAATATCTGAAGCTATAGAGGCAAATACAGTTATAATAAATAATGTAGAGCCTGTGCATATTGCTTATCTTGGTTCCATAGAAAATATTGCTTATGCCAAATCAGAACTTTTTAATCATACAAGAGAAAATGCTAATGCTGTAATAAACAAAAATACTAATTGCTTTGACATTTTAAAAAAAGAAGCTGAAAGAAATAATATAAAAAATATAATAGAAGCTGATATAAAAGAGATAACAAAAAAAGATGATAATACATTTGAATATAAAGGCATAACTTTTAAACATAATCTGATAGGTGATTTTAATTTGTATAATGTACTTTCGGCATTAAAAGCAGCAGAGATTTATAATGCGGATTTAAGAAAATGTGCTGATATTTTACCAAGTTATGAATCTCAAAAAAATAGAATGCAGATAATTAATATAAAAGGCTGTAATGTTATTAATGACTGCTACAATTCTAATCCGTCAGCTTTAAAAAATATGATTAATTATTTATCACAGAGAAATGAATCAAAAAAAATTGCTGTAATAGGTGATATGCTTGAGGCAGAAACTGAAAATTCAAGCTATCATAAGGACATAGGAAATATTATAAATGAATTAAAAAATATTAATGCTGTTATAGCAGTTGGGGAGCATTCAAAAGATATTTATGATACTGTTAATTGCGAAAAATATTATTTTGAAAACGCTCAAAGTGCTGTAGATAAAGTAAAAGAGTTTTTAAAAGATGATACGGCAATGTTAATAAAAGCCTCATTAGGTATGGGATTTGCTTTGATAATAGATTCTATAAAAAATATATAA
- a CDS encoding DUF4261 domain-containing protein, whose protein sequence is MNDLIQNDSVIAFILLDDKNFNDFSNQLKEDWDIDITIVSHNNKNTFNIKTMDFEYELAPFKVPDKEAEILINYNDIDNETREKILNHKSFLSIKVNSDNTDFKDIALTFSKVCYSIIKVNNVSAVLIGEINLIISNNTYLFEMNEYIKNNKFFPTRLWVRVDVFSDNNGNHAYTEGLKNFGKYEIMAYKTSRYAESIIRVLMILSRGIIENNLNLEDGNTMQTDDDYIGMFKFFDNKFIMLEKSLKDINKNQ, encoded by the coding sequence ATGAATGATTTAATACAAAATGATTCTGTAATAGCTTTTATTTTATTAGATGATAAAAATTTTAATGATTTCTCAAATCAATTAAAAGAAGATTGGGATATAGATATAACTATAGTAAGTCATAACAATAAAAATACATTTAATATTAAAACAATGGATTTTGAATATGAACTTGCCCCTTTTAAAGTTCCAGATAAAGAAGCTGAAATATTGATAAATTATAATGATATAGATAATGAAACAAGAGAAAAAATACTTAATCATAAATCTTTTTTATCAATTAAGGTTAATAGTGATAATACTGATTTCAAAGATATTGCTTTAACTTTTAGTAAGGTATGCTATTCTATAATAAAAGTAAATAATGTATCAGCTGTTTTAATAGGGGAGATTAACCTTATCATTTCTAATAATACATATTTATTTGAGATGAATGAGTATATAAAAAATAATAAATTTTTTCCCACTCGTTTATGGGTGAGAGTTGATGTTTTTTCAGATAATAATGGAAATCATGCTTATACTGAGGGGCTTAAAAATTTTGGTAAGTATGAGATTATGGCTTATAAAACTTCAAGATATGCTGAAAGTATAATCAGGGTACTTATGATATTATCAAGGGGTATTATAGAAAATAATCTTAATCTTGAAGATGGAAATACTATGCAGACAGATGATGATTATATAGGAATGTTTAAATTCTTTGATAATAAATTTATTATGCTTGAAAAGAGTTTAAAAGATATAAATAAAAATCAATAG
- a CDS encoding SAM hydrolase/SAM-dependent halogenase family protein: MKKYILIIISLFVMLISCERQIDKSPLALQTDFGRKDNAVASMYGVALTVDKDLKVYDLTHEIPAFNIWEAALRLDQTARYWPEGTVFVNVVDPGVGTERKSVVMKTTNNYYFVTPDNGSLTFVAESLGIEEVREIDEAVNRLTNSQESYTFHGRDVYVYTGARLASKQITFEQVGKSLGTNITKIDYQKPRFENGKFFANIPILDIQYGNVWSSLPRQLMLDNGVQVGDILNVSIYNEGNLIWNGDVKLVNTFGDVAEGDNMAYFNSELNFSVAVNMGNFSDKYKVYSGPNWSMEIIKK; this comes from the coding sequence ATGAAAAAGTATATATTAATAATAATATCATTATTTGTTATGCTTATATCATGCGAAAGACAAATTGACAAATCTCCCCTTGCACTTCAAACAGATTTCGGAAGAAAGGACAATGCTGTTGCAAGCATGTACGGAGTGGCTTTAACTGTAGATAAAGATTTAAAAGTTTATGACCTTACTCATGAAATACCTGCATTTAATATATGGGAAGCTGCTTTGAGATTGGATCAAACTGCTAGATATTGGCCTGAAGGAACAGTATTTGTTAATGTTGTAGATCCCGGAGTTGGTACAGAAAGAAAGTCAGTTGTTATGAAAACTACTAATAACTATTATTTTGTAACTCCTGATAACGGCTCTTTAACTTTTGTCGCTGAAAGTTTAGGAATAGAAGAGGTAAGAGAAATTGATGAGGCAGTAAACAGACTTACTAACTCTCAGGAATCATACACTTTTCATGGCAGAGATGTCTATGTATATACAGGAGCAAGATTAGCCTCAAAACAAATAACTTTTGAACAAGTTGGAAAATCATTGGGAACTAATATAACAAAAATAGATTATCAAAAGCCAAGATTTGAAAATGGTAAATTCTTTGCCAACATACCTATACTAGATATTCAGTATGGTAATGTATGGTCTTCTCTTCCTCGTCAATTAATGCTTGATAATGGAGTGCAGGTTGGAGATATTTTAAATGTTTCTATATACAATGAAGGAAATTTAATATGGAATGGTGATGTTAAACTTGTCAATACTTTCGGAGATGTAGCCGAAGGTGATAATATGGCATATTTCAATTCAGAGCTTAATTTCTCTGTTGCTGTTAATATGGGAAATTTCTCTGATAAGTATAAAGTTTACAGCGGACCTAATTGGAGTATGGAAATAATAAAAAAATAA
- a CDS encoding glycoside hydrolase family 10 protein produces the protein MRKLFIFISLLIFHLLSCQRSEIIIPDNLKSMLIKDINEDRSLNPLYREFRAAWFSTVNNMDWPLEGGSEEEQKKLALKYLDTLYDNNFNAVFVQVKPDAGVIFPSKINPTTRYFFGKDSTNEIDDYPFKTDMLKFIIDEAHKRNLEVHAWFNPYRIAVTYDTNKSYAEQFSKKNFIHVYAYSNNLKPIHWYDNKLYLDPGEPISAKYVIDSIMEVVENYDIDGVHFDDYFYQNMIGDKTYKYWPDEVSSSKYASSQGYDASNTNYDDYGVNGLYAWRRNNINTLVSSIYKEIKSRKPYVKWTISPAGVWRNKEKLSDYNGYEYGSDTQSYNPNFDALHADVLLWMLNGEKTEFLKNAAEKDGINKMYVDAVIPQIYWSDKHETAPFDIIADWWIEQSKKSANGKLADLYIGHPLYKMGRDTNAEPWQDIDLMSKQVDYIRDKGRGYIKGSVFFTMRNMYKDDIHTKGFGYKALNYLKENNYPFKSIIPTMNTMKDLNTSPLGLTNLYITNKFRSIEITFTDSGEYKTDKYNCAVEGTSVYYSIYRKDVSEDYIVLIDKIRRTNFDSHSNVVYNDNTANPKKTYIYYITALDRLHNESMPIMITNR, from the coding sequence ATGAGAAAGTTATTTATTTTTATTTCTTTATTAATATTTCATCTATTGTCATGTCAAAGAAGTGAAATAATTATTCCTGATAATTTAAAAAGCATGCTTATAAAAGATATTAATGAGGATAGAAGTTTAAATCCTTTATATAGAGAATTCAGAGCTGCTTGGTTTTCAACTGTAAATAACATGGATTGGCCTCTTGAGGGAGGAAGCGAGGAAGAGCAGAAAAAACTAGCTTTGAAATATTTAGATACACTTTATGATAATAATTTTAATGCTGTATTTGTACAAGTTAAGCCTGATGCAGGAGTAATATTTCCTTCAAAAATAAATCCTACCACAAGATATTTTTTTGGTAAAGACAGTACAAATGAAATAGATGATTATCCTTTTAAAACTGATATGCTTAAATTTATTATAGATGAAGCTCATAAAAGAAATTTAGAAGTTCATGCTTGGTTTAATCCTTATAGAATAGCTGTAACTTATGATACTAATAAAAGTTATGCTGAGCAGTTTTCAAAGAAGAATTTTATTCATGTATATGCTTACTCTAATAATTTAAAGCCTATTCATTGGTATGATAATAAACTTTATTTGGATCCCGGTGAGCCTATAAGTGCAAAATATGTGATAGATTCTATTATGGAAGTTGTTGAAAATTATGATATAGACGGAGTGCATTTTGATGATTACTTTTATCAGAATATGATTGGAGATAAAACATATAAGTATTGGCCTGATGAAGTGAGTTCTTCAAAATATGCTTCTAGTCAAGGTTATGATGCTTCTAATACAAATTATGATGATTACGGAGTTAATGGGCTTTATGCTTGGAGAAGAAATAATATCAATACGCTTGTAAGTTCTATATATAAAGAAATAAAATCAAGAAAGCCTTATGTAAAATGGACTATATCACCTGCTGGAGTTTGGAGAAACAAAGAAAAACTTTCAGATTACAATGGATATGAATACGGAAGCGATACTCAGTCTTATAATCCTAATTTCGACGCATTGCATGCTGATGTTCTTTTGTGGATGCTTAATGGAGAGAAAACTGAGTTTTTAAAAAATGCTGCAGAAAAAGACGGTATTAATAAAATGTATGTTGATGCTGTTATACCTCAGATATATTGGAGTGATAAGCATGAAACTGCTCCTTTTGATATTATAGCTGATTGGTGGATTGAACAATCTAAAAAATCTGCTAATGGAAAATTGGCTGATTTATATATTGGGCATCCTCTTTATAAAATGGGAAGAGACACAAATGCTGAGCCTTGGCAGGATATAGATTTAATGTCAAAACAAGTTGATTATATTAGAGATAAAGGAAGAGGGTATATAAAAGGTTCTGTATTTTTTACTATGAGAAATATGTATAAAGATGATATTCATACAAAAGGTTTTGGCTATAAGGCTTTAAATTATTTAAAAGAAAATAACTATCCTTTTAAATCTATAATACCGACTATGAACACCATGAAAGATTTAAATACATCTCCTTTGGGTTTAACTAACCTCTATATAACAAATAAATTTAGAAGTATAGAAATTACTTTCACAGATTCAGGAGAATATAAAACTGATAAATATAATTGTGCTGTAGAAGGTACATCTGTTTATTATTCTATATACAGAAAAGATGTTTCAGAAGATTATATAGTTCTAATTGATAAAATAAGAAGAACAAATTTTGATTCTCATTCTAATGTAGTATACAATGATAATACAGCAAATCCTAAGAAAACTTATATTTATTATATTACTGCTTTAGATAGGCTTCATAATGAGAGTATGCCTATTATGATTACTAATAGATAA